In Puntigrus tetrazona isolate hp1 chromosome 7, ASM1883169v1, whole genome shotgun sequence, the following are encoded in one genomic region:
- the LOC122349652 gene encoding E3 ubiquitin-protein ligase TRIM39-like, which yields MAEYLPTLTKREGRRGSMDAPIDLNISPGDVVMDLESSFDLDLKANSVPTEICLAKSSQFVLGLRKSDVLCDICDERKKKALKSCLLCQTSYCETHLEPHQRVPILKRHKLMDPVENIRDYICPKHERPLEGFCRDDQMYVCVFCTDGDHKTHNTVTLEEESTEKKTQLMKTQKDVQQMIQDRIKKVQDIKHSAEIRKKSTERDKTANVELFSDLIRSIERCQVELLEMMEEKQKAAEKQEEKLIQELQQEITELKMRNTELDHLLHTEDHLQLLQIDPSPCGPPHTRNWPEISMSPDVSVETLRRALTQLQETLDEKLSQSVLRRMQQYEVDVTLDADTAHRQLVLSDDRKQVRHGDINHYLPNNPERFDHNFCVLGKEGFSSGRFYFEILVEGKTAWTLGVARESVNRKGSVIVSPRNGFWTLALRNEKEYSACTESGVSLSLRVKPPKVGVFVDYEEGLVSFYDVESRSHIYSFTGQTFTNRLHSYFCPCNKGNTGQNWPPIIISSVVYT from the exons ATGGCAGAATATTTACCAACATTAACAAAACGAGAAGGCAGGAGAGGGAGTATGGATGCACCTATAG ATCTTAACATCTCACCAGGTGATGTAGTTATGGACCTTGAATCTTCTTTCGATCTGGATCTGAAGGCTAATTCAGTGCCCACTGAGATCTGCCTGGCAAAAAGTAGCCAGTTTGTGCTTGGTCTGAGAAAATCTGATGTTCTCTGTGACATttgtgatgaaagaaaaaagaaagctctGAAGTCCTGTCTGCTGTGTCAGACCTCTTACTGTGAAACTCACCTGGAGCCTCATCAGAGAGTCCCAATCTTGAAGAGACACAAACTGATGGACCCTGTGGAGAATATAAGAGACTATATTTGCCCAAAACACGAGAGACCTCTGGAGGGGTTCTGTAGAGATGAtcagatgtatgtgtgtgtgttttgcactgATGGAGACCACAAGACTCACAACACTGTTACTCTAGAGGAGGAGAGTACAGAGAAGAAG ACTCAGCTGATGAAGACACAGAAAGACGTGCAGCAGATGATCCAGGACAGGATCAAGAAGGTTCAAGACATCAAACATTCAGCAGAAATCAGAAAA AAAAGCACAGAGCGAGATAAAACAGCTAATGTTGAGCTCTTCAGCGATCTGATTCGCTCCATTGAGAGATGTCAGGTTGAGCTGCTGGAGATGATGGAGGAGAAGCAGAAAGCAGCAGAGAAACAGGAGGAGAAGCTGATTCAAGAGCTGCAGCAGGAAATCACTGAGCTCAAGATGAGAAACACTGAGCTGGATCATCTCTTACACACAGAGGATCACCTACAGCTCCTACAG ATTGATCCATCCCCGTGCGGTCCTCCACACACCAGGAACTGGCCTGAGATCAGTATGAGCCCTGATGTGAGTGTGGAGACTCTGAGGAGAGCCCTGACTCAGCTGCAGGAGACTCTAGACGAGAAACTCAGTCAGTCTG TATTAAGGAGGATGCAGCAGTATGAAG TGGATGTGACTCTGGATGCTGATACAGCTCATCGTCAGCTTGTCTTGTCTGATGATAGAAAACAAGTGAGACATGGAGACATTAATCACTACCTCCCAAACAACCCAGAGAGGTTTGATCACAACTTCTGTGTACTGGGAAAAGAGGGATTCTCCTCAGGgagattttattttgagatactggTGGAAGGAAAGACTGCCTGGACGTTAGGAGTGGCCAGAGAATCTGTAAACAGAAAGGGATCAGTCATAGTGAGTCCTAGGAATGGATTCTGGACTCTGGCTCTGAGGAATGAGAAAGAATATTCGGCCTGTACTGAATCtggtgtctctctgtctctgagaGTGAAACCACCGAaggtgggtgtgtttgtggattACGAGGAGGGTCTGGTCTCCTTCTATGATGTGGAGTCCAGATCTCATATCTACTCCTTCACTGGTCAGACTTTCACTAATCGactgcattcatatttttgtcCATGTAATAAAGGTAATACAGGTCAAAACTGGCCCCCAATAATTATCTCATCTGTTGTTTACACTTGA
- the htatip2 gene encoding oxidoreductase HTATIP2: MRSLNAKPNYNRKKLRSINYQRRLFIEPGMNIFESKSLSFFTAFVVALVAVWYYLENSETDEIPRMDLNAMEEDYRQKNKSCFIVGASGETGRALLKEIVQHNIFSKVTLIGRRQLTFEDKAYENLVQKVVDFEKLDEYAEAFRGHDVGYCCLGTTKAKAGAEGFVRVDHDYVLKSAELAKAGGCSHFHLESSKGADNTSSFLYLKTKGQVEAEIEELEFERFSVYRPAVLLVSREESRPAEWVAQKFLGAFSSVLPTMSIPITAVARAMVVNTLKDGEKKVEILENKAICNLGKIGDKK, translated from the exons ATGCGCAGCCTGAATGCGAAACCTAACTATAACAGGAAGAAGCTCCGGTCTATCAACTACCAAAGACGTCTGTTTATCGAGCCTGGAATGAATATATTTGAGAGTAAATCCTTAAGCTTCTTCACTGCTTTTGTTGTAGCCCTCGTCGCCGTTTGGTACTATTTGGAGAATTCAGAGACCGACGAGATCCCAAG AATGGATCTGAATGCGATGGAGGAGGATTACCGGCAGAAGAACAAATCGTGCTTCATTGTGGGTGCTTCGGGGGAGACTGGAAGGGCGCTGCTGAAGGAAATAGTGCAGCACAACATCTTCTCCAAGGTCACTCTCATTGGACGGAGGCAGCTAACCTTTGAGGATAAAGCCTATGAAAATCTG GTGCAAAAGGTGGTTGATTTTGAGAAGCTAGATGAGTACGCTGAGGCTTTTCGGGGCCATGATGTTGGATACTGCTGCCTAGGAACAACCAAGGCCAAAGCAGGAGCT GAAGGGTTTGTGCGCGTGGACCATGACTACGTTCTCAAGTCTGCAGAACTTGCCAAAGCAGGAGGCTGCTCACATTTCCACCTCGAATCCTCCAAAGGTGCAGACAATACCAGCAGCTTTCTCTACCTGAAAACCAAG GGACAGGTCGAAGCTGAAATTGAAGAGCTGGAGTTTGAGCGTTTCTCTGTCTATCGACCAGC GGTGCTCTTAGTGAGCAGAGAGGAGAGCAGGCCGGCTGAGTGGGTGGCCCAGAAATTTCTCGGCGCGTTCTCCTCTGTTTTGCCTACAATGTCCATTCCCATCACCGCAGTGGCCAGGGCTATGGTTGTCAACACACTTAAAGACGGAGAGAAGAAAGTGGAAATTCTCGAAAACAAGGCCATATGCAATCTTGGAAAAATTGGAGACAAAAAATAA